The genomic region GCAGCGTGACGCTGTATGGACGCCTCGATGCCGGGCTCGAAATATGAACGGCGTGCCGACCGGTTCCGCGTCCAACGTGACGGGAAGCCGTATCCGCGCCGAAAGCGGTGACTGGGGCACGAGCCTCTGGGGTATGAAGGGCGCCGAAGATCTGGGCGGCGGCAATCGCGCCGTGTTCCAGCTGGAAGGCAGCTTCAACACGATGAACGGTACCGGCCCGAGCAGCGGCCTCTTCAATCGCTGGGCGACGGTCGGCATCGCCAACAATAGCTTCGGTACGGTGCTGCTCGGTCGCGAGCTGTTCGTGTCCAACGGCGTGTGGGACTTCGATCCATTCGGCCAGTCGAACTGGTCGTCGGCGTCGCTCGTGCGGGGCCGCAACTGGCCGCAGTCGAGCAACAACATCTCGTATCAGTCGCCGAAGTTCGCGGGCTTCGACTTCTACGGCCAATATGCGCTGTCGAACGCGACGAGCTGGAACGGCAACGGAAGCACGAGTCAGGGCCGCGAAGCCGGCGCGTATGTCACGTACACGTCGCCGCTCTTCCAGATCCGCGGCATGTACGACGAGATTCGCAATCCGGGTAACGGCACGCTCGGCGGCAGCTACGACGACACGAACGGCGTCTACGCCTACTCGCGCGAATACTCGGCGATGGCCAACGTCTTTCTCGGCCAGTTCAAGCTGCAGGCCGGCTATCAGGCCATCCGCTCTGCCGGCATGACCGGCCAGTTGCCCGGCCAGCCGACCACGCTCGACCACGAATGGGGCGGCGTGACGTGGCAAGCGTCGCCGGCAGCAGCACTGACCGCAGCCGTCTATCACGTCAACGGCAACAACGGCGCGGGCAATGCGACGATGTACACCGTCGGCGGTTCGTACAACCTGTCGAAGCGCACCCTGTTCGATCTGCAAGTCGCCACCGTGCAGAACAGCAAGACGGCGAACTATGGCCTGAACGCGAACGGCTTCGGCTCAGGCGTTTCGACGGACAATCCGTTCCCCGGCCGCAGTCAGACGGGCGTCTACGCGGGCATCCAGCACTCGTTCTGATCGCCCGATCGGTCTGAGACGCAAGACGGTGCGATTCTCGAAAGGGGATCGCACCGTTTTTCGTCGCGCGCACCAGAAAAAAGGGCCGCCGATTGTGCATCGGCGGCCCTTCCATTCTGTGCTTCTCGTTCGCGCTATTCCTTCACCGCGCCCGATGCGCCATGACTCAGCCAGTCGAGGACGGCGCCGGCTTCATCGTCGCTCGATTCGCGCGCCTTCGCGACCGTCTCGCTGATGTTCGCGCCGGGCTTGGGCGCTGCGCGGCGGATGGCGACCCCCACCGCGAGAATGTCGATGATGACGAGGTGCAGAATGCGCGAGATCATCGACAGTTGCGATTCGCGAATCTCGATGTGATCGGTCTCGAGCGCGACGGTCGCGCGCTTGGCGAGCGGCGTGTTGCTCGACGTGATCGCGATGACGGTCGCGCCCTGCTGCATCGCCACTTCGAGCACGCGCAAAAGTTCCGGCGCGCGCCCCGACTTCGATACGGCCACGATCACGTCGCCCTTGCCCAGGAGCGCGGCGGACGCAGCCTGCATGTACAGATCGCCGTAAGCGATCGTCGGGATGCCGAAGCGGAAGAACTTGTAGTGCGCGTCCTGCGCCACGATGTTCGAATTCCCGAGGCCATAGAACTCGATGCGCCGCGCACCGTTCAGAATGTCGATCGCCCGCTCGACGTTCTCGAAGTTCAGGTGCTCGCGCAACTGAAGAATGGCCGACACCGTGTTGTCGAGCACTTTCGCGCCGAAATCGGTGGCGGTGTCGCCGAGATGCACCTGGCTGTGGCTCACCGGAATGGTGCCGGTCAAGCCCGTGGCGAGCTTCAGCTTGAAGTCAGAGAGGCCCTGACAGCCGAGCGAGCGGCAAAAGCGGATCACCGTGGGCTGGCTCACGTCGGCCTTGCGCGCAATGTCGATGATCGGATCGTTGATGATCGAGCGCGGATGATTCAGCGCGAGGTCGGCTACGCGCCGCTCGGCGGGCGTGAGCGCGTCGCGCATCTGGCGAATGCGCTCGAAGACCGCCGACGATCCGCTGTTCGCGCGGTTCGACAACTGCTCGGAAAGAATCGCCGATACCCCGAGAAACGCCGGATATTCAGCCGTGATGACGTAAGTCGGAATGCCCGACAAATATTGCTGAAAGCGCCCTTTCGCCTCGAAACGCTCGCGAAACGGCGACTTGTGGAAAAGCTCGCCGAGCTTCAGCACCACGCCGCCGCCGATATAAATGCCGCCTAGCGCGCCGAGCGTCACCGCGATGTTGCCCGAAAACGTGCCGAGAATGCCGCAGAAGCAGTTCACCGCCTCGAGCGCGAGCGCTTCGCCGGCATGCGCGCGAGTGGTGACATCGGCGCTGCTGAAAGTGTCCGCGACCGGAACGCCGTCCCTTTCCGCGAATGCGCGATAGATGAGTTCCAGCCCCGGCCCCGCCGACACGCGCTCGAACGACACATGCGGCCACTTGCGGCGCGCGTAGCGCATCACGAGGTCTTCGCTTTCGTTGAACGGCGAGAACGTCGCATGGCCGCCTTCGCTGCCGAGCGCGATCCAGCGATCGTCGGCGGGAATGAGACCGGAGACGCCGAGACCCGTGCCCGGCCCCAGCAGGCCGATCACGCTGTTCTGACGGCGCGCGCCGCCGCCGATCTGCACGCGCTGCGCATCGGTGAGACCGGGCAGCGCCATCGCGAGCGCGGTGAAGTCGTTCACGACGAGCAGCGTATCGAAGCCGAGCGCGCGGCGCGTCGCTTCGATCGAAAAGCTCCAGTCGTGATTGGTCATCTTGACGTGATCGCCGTCCACCGGATTCGCGATCGCAATGGCCGCATGGTTCACGCGGCCGACCTTCGTGTCCTTCAGATAC from Caballeronia sp. Lep1P3 harbors:
- a CDS encoding bifunctional transcriptional regulator/glucokinase yields the protein MSTGVHKAAPAASHADGPRLLADIGGTNARFALETAPGEIGQIRVYPGADYPGIAEVMQQYLKDTKVGRVNHAAIAIANPVDGDHVKMTNHDWSFSIEATRRALGFDTLLVVNDFTALAMALPGLTDAQRVQIGGGARRQNSVIGLLGPGTGLGVSGLIPADDRWIALGSEGGHATFSPFNESEDLVMRYARRKWPHVSFERVSAGPGLELIYRAFAERDGVPVADTFSSADVTTRAHAGEALALEAVNCFCGILGTFSGNIAVTLGALGGIYIGGGVVLKLGELFHKSPFRERFEAKGRFQQYLSGIPTYVITAEYPAFLGVSAILSEQLSNRANSGSSAVFERIRQMRDALTPAERRVADLALNHPRSIINDPIIDIARKADVSQPTVIRFCRSLGCQGLSDFKLKLATGLTGTIPVSHSQVHLGDTATDFGAKVLDNTVSAILQLREHLNFENVERAIDILNGARRIEFYGLGNSNIVAQDAHYKFFRFGIPTIAYGDLYMQAASAALLGKGDVIVAVSKSGRAPELLRVLEVAMQQGATVIAITSSNTPLAKRATVALETDHIEIRESQLSMISRILHLVIIDILAVGVAIRRAAPKPGANISETVAKARESSDDEAGAVLDWLSHGASGAVKE